A stretch of Ipomoea triloba cultivar NCNSP0323 chromosome 13, ASM357664v1 DNA encodes these proteins:
- the LOC116000821 gene encoding asparagine--tRNA ligase, chloroplastic/mitochondrial encodes MAAAALSPATTSLRLKPFSAVRLLSLYRKTTKTAAVPNSYLCFLPKPPTHSIPSHSVCRRRSFCSVVCSAVSSGEAVERPLSGDFGTKEVEGSRKIGEFRRRLRIADIKGGPDEGLDRLGETLVVRGWVRTLRVQSSVTFIEVNDGSCLSNMQCVVSQDAEGYDQVENGLIITGASVWIQGTIASSQGSKQKIELKVEKLVLVGKSDPSFPIQKKRVTREFLRTKAHLRPRTNTFGAVARVRNALAFATHKFFQENGFVWVSSPIVTASDCEGAGEQFCVTTLIPNSKEPTNSPVNEIPKTESGSVDWSQDFFGKPAFLTVSGQLNAETYATALNDVYTFGPTFRAENSNTSRHLAEFWMIEPELAFADLEDDMSCAAAYLQYVVQYILDNCKEDMEFFNTWIEKGIIKRLSDVVEKKVVQLTYTDAIELLLKTKKKFEFPVNWGCDLQSEHERYITEEAFGGCPVIIRDYPKEIKAFYMRENDDGKTVAAMDMLVPRVGELIGGSQREERLEYLEKRLDDLNLNKESYWWYLDLRRYGSVPHAGFGLGFERLVQFATGIDNIRDAIPFPRTPGSAEF; translated from the exons ATGGCGGCCGCGGCTCTGTCGCCAGCCACCACTTCCCTCCGCCTAAAACCCTTCTCTGCCGTCCGCCTCCTCTCTCTCTACCGCAAAACCACCAAAACCGCGGCAGTCCCTAATAGCTACCTCTGCTTCTTGCCGAAGCCTCCAACACATTCCATACCATCACATTCCGTCTGCCGCCGCCGCAGCTTCTGCTCTGTAGTTTGCTCCGCTGTTTCGTCTGGCGAAGCTGTCGAAAGGCCTTTATCAGGGGACTTCGGGACAAAGGAAGTTGAAGGAAGCAGGAAAATCGGGGAATTCCGGAGAAGATTGAGAATCGCAGACATAAAAGGAGGGCCTGATGAGGGTTTGGATCGATTGGGTGAGACTTTAGTGGTTCGAGGTTGGGTTCGGACTTTGCGAGTACAGAGCAGCGTTACATTTATAGAG GTTAATGATGGGTCGTGTCTTTCGAATATGCAATGTGTTGTGAGCCAGGATGCTGAAGGTTATGATCAG GTGGAAAATGGTCTGATTATAACAGGAGCATCAGTATGGATACAAGGCACTATAGCGAGCAGCCAAGGATCAAAACAGAAAATAGAACTGAAAGTTGAGAAGCTTGTACTG GTTGGTAAAAGTGATCCTTCCTTCCCAATTCAGAAGAAGCGAGTCACCAGAGAATTTTTGAGAACCAAAGCACATCTTCGTCCTAGAACAAATACTTTTGGTGCG GTTGCAAGGGTGAGGAACGCTTTGGCCTTTGCTACACACAAGTTTTTCCAAGAAAATGGTTTTGTTTGGGTCTCAAGTCCTATTGTCACTGCCTCTGATTGTGAAGGTGCTGGCGAACAATTTTGTGTGACAACCTTG ATTCCAAACTCCAAAGAACCTACAAATTCTCCAGTGAATGAAATCCCAAAAACTGAATCTGGTTCTGTCGACTGGTCTCAA GACTTTTTTGGGAAACCAGCCTTCTTAACAGTTTCTGGACAACTCAATGCTGAAACATATGCTACTGCCCTTAATGAT GTCTACACATTTGGTCCTACATTCAGAGCAGAAAATTCTAACACTTCCAGACACTTGGCAGAATTTTGG ATGATTGAACCAGAGCTTGCATTTGCTGATTTAGAAGATGACATGTCCTGTGCAGCTGCCTATCTCCAGTATGTA GTACAATATATTCTGGATAATTGCAAAGAAGACATGGAATTCTTCAATACTTGGATTGAGAAAGGAATCATCAAACGATTAAGT GATGTTGTTGAGAAAAAGGTTGTGCAGTTGACTTATACTGATGCAATTGAACTACTgttgaaaacaaaaaagaagttTGAATTCCCA GTTAACTGGGGATGTGATTTGCAAAGTGAGCATGAACGTTATATCACTGAGGAAGCTTTTGGTGGATGCCCTGTCATAATAAGAGATTATCCAAAG GAAATCAAGGCATTTTACATGCGGGAGAATGATGATGGAAAGACTGTTGCAGCAATGGATATGTTGGTTCCTCGG GTGGGTGAACTTATCGGTGGAAGCCAGAGAGAGGAACGCCTTGAGTATCTGGAAAAACGCTTAGACGACTTAAATCTGAATAAAGAAAGCTACTGGTGGTATCTTGATCTACGGCGCTATGGCTCAG TTCCTCACGCTGGATTTGGACTAGGCTTTGAGAGGCTTGTGCAGTTTGCGACGGGAATAGATAATATTCGGGATGCAATACCTTTCCCTAGGACACCTGGCTCAGCCGAGTTTTGA
- the LOC116001163 gene encoding uncharacterized protein LOC116001163 → MLCYNCQKPGHFKVECPYPVVCKYQDQGKGSGTQGSTRNAPVETSGRSSHHLGGCQKSDRRRKTLAVEETIEKTIAEPCTSSSSSDSESSGDGRDSSIYTVKKNQTKTCASWQMTRSCNENPMDLVFKLMKDFKIVKSTHSKLKEENARLLAERDDLKSIVLKNNEMLSSMSQFEKQILLLKEECKEREVRGKNLRKIIKGHLGIEPDLASNDFSSQAQVLMTKPSNSSTSGGLKSVFVQGQTLQPEPMIVVKKGKITINNKPTARKRCTTLCGTIEKTFLPWQKVDIEGDQSKDSLRPSQVMGNEGQYLNGQFNHGFAKPQRPSRRSMRGVGRLFPFDEDWFMVHEPMTKVQFQWHHRHRLTFYSKVSRTIWYVDSGCSRHTTGNKSELSNYRDVDGPKVIFGGESSGQTKGIGDINKNGLTIRDVSYVEGLRFNLLSTRLSLDLLPRVIVRKKASILMNVKSAFLNGLLEEEVYVKKPPGFQSKMGMHKVYKLKKALYGFKQVSRACTNPSLCEKFSKRMQDKIEMSMMGELIYFLRLQIKQGPEEIFINQAKYIKNLIKKFGVDEKSLVKNPMNTSL, encoded by the exons ATGCTATGCTACAATTGCCAAAAGCCTGGACATTTCAAGGTTGAATGCCCCTACCCAGTCGTCTGCAAGTACCAGGACCAAGGAAAAGGATCTGGCACTCAAGGTAGCACGAGAAATGCACCTGTTGAGACAAGCGGTCGTAGCTCTCATCACTTAGGGGGTTGCCAAAAGAGTGATCGTAGAAGGAAGACATTGGCAGTCGAAGAGACAATTGAGAAGACTATAGCCGAGCCATGCACTTCCAGTTCGAGCTCAGACAGCGAGAGCTCAGGAGATGGAAGGGACTCATCTATCTATACAGTCAAGAAGAATCAGACAAAGACATGTGCCTCGTGGCAAATGACAAGGAG CTGCAATGAAAATCCTATGGATTTAGTCTTTAAATTGATGAAAGACTTCAAAATTGTCAAAAGCACTCACTCtaaattgaaggaagaaaatGCTCGACTTTTGGCTGAACGAGACGATCTCAAGAGCATTGTGCTAAAAAATAATGAGATGTTAAGCTCGATGAGTCAGTTCGAGAAGCAAATTCTCTTACTCaaggaagagtgcaaagaaagagAAGTGCGAGGGAAAAATTTGCGTAAG atAATCAAAGGCCATCTGGGAATAGAGCCGGACTTGGCTAGCAACGATTTCAGCTCTCAAGCACAAGTCTTAATGACCAAACCATCAAACTCTTCTACAAGTGGAGGTTTAAAGTCTGTGTTCGTTCAAGGTCAGACTTTGCAACCTGAGCCAATGATAGTtgttaaaaaaggaaaaataaccataaacaacAAGCCAACCGCAAGGAAAAGGTGTACAACGCTTTGTGGAACCATCGAGAAAACATTTCTCCCATG GCAAAAAGTTGACATAGAAGGAGATCAATCTAAAGATTCTCTGAGGCCTTCCCAAGTCATGGGAAATGAAGGTCAATACTTGAATGGTCAGTTCAATCATGGGTTTGCTAAACCTCAGAGACCATCTAGAAGGTCAATGAGAGGTGTCGGAAGACTCTTTCCGTTCGATGAGGACTGGTTTATGGTCCATGAGCCGATGACAAAAGTGCAATTTCAATGGCATCATAGACATAGACTGACGTTCTATTCTAAG GTAAGCAGGACCATTTGGTACGTAGACAGCGGTTGCTCAAGGCACACGACTGGAAACAAATCAGAATTGAGCAACTATCGAGATGTAGATGGTCCTAAAGTAATTTTTGGAGGCGAGTCTAGTGGTCAAACAAAGGGTATTGGCGACATCAACAAAAACGGACTCACGATTCGGGATGTGTCATACGTGGAAGGATTAAGATTTAACCTACTAAGTACAA GATTAAGTCTCGACTTGTTGCCAAGGGTTATTGTCAGGAAGAAGGCATCGATTTTGATGAATGTCAAGAGTGCATTTCTCAATGgtcttttggaagaagaagtgtaTGTTAAGAAACCTCCAGGTTTTCAATCGAAAATGGGCATGCATAAAGTCTACAAGCTAAAGAAGGCCTTGTATGGATTTAAACAAGTgtcgagagcttg CACCAATCCATCTTTGTGTGAGAAGTTCTCTAAACGCATGCAAGACAAaattgagatgagcatgatgggagaactcattTACTTCCTAAGACTGCAAATCAAGCAAGGTCCAGAAGAAATCTTTATCAATCAAGCTAAATACATTAAGAATCTCATCAAGAAGTTTGGAGTTGATGAGAAGTCCTTAGTAAAGAATCCAATGAACACCTCGTTGTGA